The proteins below are encoded in one region of Oncorhynchus gorbuscha isolate QuinsamMale2020 ecotype Even-year linkage group LG01, OgorEven_v1.0, whole genome shotgun sequence:
- the sergef gene encoding secretion-regulating guanine nucleotide exchange factor isoform X1, with protein MDTSLLTELCVYTWGTNSYWQLGQGHVEDLSVPRRADGALQMGAVRQLSGGGGHSAVVSEKGELLVCGQNHRGQLGLGHCLEVTTFHLCPLIGQRVAHVSCGWDFTLVLTDRGQVLTCGSNAYGQLGVSEPIPHSVVLLPIQSVREPVIRVAAGLRHSLSVTATGSVYQWGMGLSGQAKRALSPQPVPEHFTSKVPCLVPGLEQVISHSVAAGSAHSVSLTAEGDVFLWGSNKHGQLTSSSTDSFLPRPVLLDRSPLGGEKVTHVHSGWTHLVAQTESGRVFTWGRGNYGQLGRTELTNQSTDQQSSSALRGAASQWTCVPAEVKILCGASQIACGSEHNLAIVGQ; from the exons ATGGATACAAGCTTGCTGACAGAATTATGTGTCTACACGTGG GGAACCAACAGCTATTGGCAGTTAGGACAGGGCCATGTTGAAGACCTGTCAGTGCCCAGGCGCGCCGATGGAGCCCTACAGATGGGGGCGGTGCGCCAACTCAGTGGAGGTGGTGGGCATTCGGCTGTGGTCTCTG AGAAAGGAGAGCTGCTGGTGTGTGGCCAGAACCACAGAGGTCAGCTGGGACTGGGTCACTGTTTAGAGGTCACCACctttcatctctgtcctctcatTGGTCAGAGGGTTGCACACGTGTCATGTGGTTGGGATTTCACACTCGTCCTCACTG ATCGTGGCCAGGTCCTGACGTGTGGATCTAATGCATACGGCCAGTTGGGTGTCTCAGAGCCAATCCCTCATTCTGTGGTGCTGCTGCCCATTCAGTCTGTAAGGGAGCCAGTGATCAGAGTGGCAGCAGGACTCAGACATTCACTATCTGTCACTG CTACAGGTAGTGTTTACCAGTGGGGTATGGGTCTCTCTGGCCAGGCTAAGAGAGCTCTGAGTCCACAGCCTGTCCCAGAACACTTCACCTCCAAGGTACCTTGTCTGGTCCCAGGTCTGGAACAGGTGATTTCGCACAGTGTTGCTGCAGGCTCCGCCCACTCTGTGAGCCTTACTG CTGAGGGAGATGTGTTCCTGTGGGGCAGTAATAAGCACGGCCAGCTGACCAGTAGCAGTACAGACTCCTTCCTACCCAGACCTGTCCTCCTAGACCGCTCACCACTGGGTGGAGAGAAGGTTACCCACGTTCACAGTGGCTGGACACACCTGGTGGCCcaaacag AGAGCGGCCGTGTCTTCACTTGGGGCAGAGGCAATTATGGACAGCTGGGGAGGACAGAACTGACCAATCAGAGTACAGATCAGCAGTCAAGTAGTGCATTGAGAGGAGCTGCCAGCCAATGGACATGTGTCCCTGCAGAAGTCAAGATCCTCTGTGGAGCCTCACAG